Within the Longimicrobiaceae bacterium genome, the region GGGATCGGAAGACTATTTCGTCCTGAAGCCGAAGCACTCCGCCTTCTTCGCCACGCCCCTGGAGCTCCTGCTCAAATACCTGGAGGTCGATCGACTGGTGCTCTGCGGCTTCAGCGGCGACCAGTGTGTGCTGCTGAGCGCCGCCGACGCCTATCTACGGGATCTGCACCTCCACGTACCCTCGGATTGTGTGGCCTCCATGAACCCGCGCGAGAACGCGCGGGCGCTGGCCTACATGCAGCGCAATTTCGACGCGGATATCGCCCCCGCCGCCGAGCTGGACCTCTCGCGCTTGAGCCGGGGCGACGGGGAAGGCCGCTGAGGCACGCCAGCAGACCTGCTCACTTCAGCGGGCGGACCTGGATCGAGCGGAAGGCGGCGGGATCGTCGAAGGAGCCGAAGCCGATCCGACCGGTGCGAAGGGTGGTGTCGCTCGCCTCCAGCGCGAGCACGTCGTCGAGGTACACCCGGATCGCGCCCGTGGAGGACTCCCTTTCGAGCCGAACGCGGTGCCAGGCATCGTCCATCAGTCGCGGCACGGCCGCACCGTCGTCGATGCGCACCCGATCGGCGTCGTTGACCAGGAAGATGCCGTTGTGCGGTGGGGAGGTCTCGTTGGAGAGGTGCGCGTAGTAGAAGCGAGTAGGGGACTGGTAGCCGAAGAAGACCAGTACGTCCCGTCCCATGCGGGTTACCGGGGCGTCGGCGCGCACCTCCGCCTCGACAAGCACGTCGCCGAACGGCTCGCTCTGCAGGATGGCCCACTCCGCCGGCTTGCGAATCGGGCCCGAGGGGCGTCCTGGCGTAGCGATGCGCAGGATCCCGTCCTCGATCACCCACGAGTCCGGATGCTGGAACTCCCACGCCTCGGCGGCCATAGGGCCGTCGAGGGACGGGGTCAGCGTCTCGTCGCCCGCGGCGGGAGTGCAGGCGAGCAGCGCGATCGCGACGAAAGGCAGCTTCCGGAGCGGAGGGAGCATGATCGGGGTCGGGGTTCTGTCGAGCGTCAGAAGAGCCAGGTCAGTATCGCGATAAGGGCCCCCACCGTGACCACGGTGAGCCGCAGCGCGAAGCTCG harbors:
- a CDS encoding isochorismatase family cysteine hydrolase → MPGKHDDLHGNAPDRSPTALLLVDVINDLEFEGGEQLLEFALPAARGIAELKQRAARHGIPTIYANDNFGRWQSNLNDVVQHCLEDGVRGEPIVELLRPGSEDYFVLKPKHSAFFATPLELLLKYLEVDRLVLCGFSGDQCVLLSAADAYLRDLHLHVPSDCVASMNPRENARALAYMQRNFDADIAPAAELDLSRLSRGDGEGR
- a CDS encoding family 16 glycoside hydrolase, producing the protein MLPPLRKLPFVAIALLACTPAAGDETLTPSLDGPMAAEAWEFQHPDSWVIEDGILRIATPGRPSGPIRKPAEWAILQSEPFGDVLVEAEVRADAPVTRMGRDVLVFFGYQSPTRFYYAHLSNETSPPHNGIFLVNDADRVRIDDGAAVPRLMDDAWHRVRLERESSTGAIRVYLDDVLALEASDTTLRTGRIGFGSFDDPAAFRSIQVRPLK